One window of the Rhodococcus sovatensis genome contains the following:
- a CDS encoding DUF309 domain-containing protein, which translates to MSERERDPFGKPLNGRPRDGLGRPLPRGADGVERIPDDLRLPPDESIVRAQQLLDDGMPFHAHEILEGTWKDSPESERALWQGLAQLAVGLTHLLRGNDVGAGSLLRRGHDRIQSYAANPPHGLDVAGLLDWSEALLGQLDSGHVPQSPTVPRLARSITGV; encoded by the coding sequence TTGTCGGAACGCGAACGCGATCCCTTCGGCAAGCCACTGAACGGACGCCCCCGCGACGGCCTGGGGCGGCCGTTACCTCGGGGCGCCGACGGAGTCGAACGCATTCCCGACGATCTGCGATTGCCACCCGACGAGTCGATCGTCCGAGCGCAACAGCTTCTCGACGACGGAATGCCCTTCCATGCCCACGAGATTCTGGAAGGGACGTGGAAGGACTCTCCGGAGTCGGAGCGGGCGCTGTGGCAAGGACTTGCCCAGCTCGCTGTCGGTCTCACCCACCTCCTCCGCGGCAACGACGTCGGCGCGGGGTCGTTGCTCCGACGCGGTCATGACCGCATACAGAGCTACGCAGCCAATCCACCGCACGGTCTCGACGTCGCAGGACTTCTCGACTGGTCCGAAGCTCTGCTCGGTCAGCTCGACTCCGGCCACGTCCCACAATCGCCGACCGTTCCTCGTCTGGCTCGCTCGATCACCGGCGTCTGA
- a CDS encoding multidrug effflux MFS transporter translates to MRVILVLGALIALGPLTIDMYLPALPSIVDDLDSSSAAVQLTLTGTLIGLALGQLIIGPLSDIVGRRLPLISGTAVHIAASLLCAIAPNVAVLGLFRGLQGLGAAAAAVVAMAVVRDLFTGRAAATVLSRLMLVMGVAPVLAPSLGGGILLVGSWRWVFGALTILGVALLVLAVFSLRETLPPERRRGRGFMPVVRTYGGLLRDRQFVVLVLVAALAMSALFAYIAGSSFVLQEEFGLNEQQFAIVFALGAIALIGASQFNVLLLGYFTPVRIVISALSGAVVAALVMTVLAVAGIGGMIGFLVPLWFVLGAVGLVMPNAPALALSRHGEAAGTAAALLGAAQFGLGAIIAPVVGALGNDNVAVSVTMVGVSAVALAALIAVTVTSAKNTRASTTSGV, encoded by the coding sequence ATGAGGGTCATCCTCGTACTCGGTGCGCTCATTGCCCTCGGTCCGCTGACCATCGACATGTACTTGCCTGCGTTGCCCTCGATCGTCGACGATCTCGACTCGTCGTCCGCGGCTGTCCAGCTCACCCTGACGGGTACCTTGATCGGTCTGGCTCTGGGCCAGTTGATCATCGGCCCGCTGTCGGACATCGTCGGCCGACGCCTGCCACTGATCTCGGGGACCGCAGTCCACATCGCGGCGTCGTTGCTGTGCGCGATCGCGCCCAACGTGGCCGTGCTCGGCCTCTTCCGTGGCCTGCAGGGCCTCGGTGCCGCAGCCGCGGCCGTCGTCGCGATGGCCGTGGTTCGCGACCTGTTCACCGGCCGCGCAGCTGCCACAGTCCTGTCCCGGTTGATGCTGGTCATGGGCGTCGCACCGGTTCTTGCTCCATCCCTCGGCGGTGGCATCCTGCTCGTCGGATCGTGGCGCTGGGTGTTCGGCGCGCTGACAATCCTCGGTGTTGCGCTGCTCGTGCTCGCCGTGTTCTCACTCCGGGAAACGTTGCCTCCCGAGCGTCGCCGCGGTCGCGGGTTCATGCCGGTCGTCCGCACGTACGGCGGCCTGCTACGCGACCGACAGTTCGTGGTGCTCGTTCTCGTCGCGGCCCTCGCGATGTCGGCACTGTTCGCCTACATCGCCGGATCGTCGTTCGTTCTACAGGAAGAGTTCGGGCTCAACGAGCAGCAGTTCGCCATCGTATTCGCGCTCGGCGCCATCGCCCTGATCGGTGCATCTCAATTCAACGTCCTGTTGCTCGGCTACTTCACGCCAGTGCGCATCGTCATTTCCGCTCTGTCGGGCGCCGTAGTCGCAGCATTGGTGATGACCGTGCTCGCGGTCGCCGGTATCGGGGGCATGATCGGATTTCTCGTTCCGCTGTGGTTCGTGCTCGGCGCCGTCGGATTGGTCATGCCGAACGCGCCGGCTCTCGCGCTCTCGCGCCACGGTGAAGCCGCAGGCACCGCAGCCGCACTCCTCGGAGCAGCGCAGTTCGGCCTGGGCGCCATCATCGCCCCGGTGGTCGGCGCGCTGGGCAACGACAACGTGGCAGTATCGGTGACGATGGTCGGAGTCTCTGCAGTCGCCCTCGCTGCCCTGATTGCGGTGACCGTCACCTCGGCCAAGAACACTCGAGCATCGACTACCTCCGGGGTGTGA
- a CDS encoding VOC family protein, with product MAIQRLNHAVLYVRNVEASVAFYTDVLGFRVKLRMGAGAAFLQANASTNDHDLGLFQLGDNARPSGAGRETVGLYHLAWEVQTLADLADLSQKLSAAGALVGASDHGSTKSLYGKDPDGIEFEIVWLVPLDLLDEATIEASSSIQRLDLQKEIDRYGLDTPSGVGVSSPAGV from the coding sequence ATGGCCATTCAACGGCTCAACCACGCAGTTCTGTACGTACGCAACGTCGAGGCGTCCGTCGCGTTCTATACCGACGTGCTCGGCTTCCGCGTCAAGCTGCGCATGGGTGCGGGAGCGGCCTTCCTCCAGGCGAACGCCAGTACCAACGATCACGATCTTGGCCTGTTCCAGCTCGGCGACAACGCGCGCCCGAGCGGAGCCGGACGCGAGACCGTCGGGCTCTACCATCTGGCGTGGGAGGTTCAGACCCTCGCCGACCTCGCCGACCTCTCGCAGAAGCTCTCCGCCGCAGGCGCTCTCGTCGGCGCGTCCGATCACGGATCCACGAAGAGTCTGTACGGCAAGGATCCCGACGGCATCGAGTTCGAGATCGTCTGGCTCGTACCACTCGACCTCCTCGACGAGGCGACCATCGAGGCCAGCTCTTCGATTCAGCGTCTCGATCTGCAGAAAGAGATCGACCGCTACGGCCTCGACACTCCCAGCGGCGTCGGAGTCTCCAGCCCGGCAGGAGTCTGA
- a CDS encoding DNA-3-methyladenine glycosylase 2 family protein gives MWSSSPATPGALDSVSVVLESERPLDVGMSLSGLRRGPGDPTYQRDDAGSVWRASRLPSGLVTYRLTQTTRYSVRCTAWGDGGAEFTDMVPALLGCDDDASGFEPEHPTLKEAHRQFPHLRLGRTGLVMEALVPAILEQRVHGVSAFSSWRTLVTKFGDRAPGPTPRPMFVPPTPDVWRRIPSWEYHLANVDPARSKTIVRCAHVAGRLEQTTSMSYPDATRRLRAVPGVGIWTAAEAAQRALGDPDALSVGDYHLASVVGWSLLGRPLDDEGMIEYMKPLAPHRFRAVRLLQVSGKAIKPKFGPRTPLVDHTRH, from the coding sequence ATGTGGTCGTCCAGTCCTGCTACTCCCGGCGCTCTCGACTCGGTCTCGGTGGTGCTCGAATCCGAGCGTCCGCTCGACGTCGGCATGAGTCTGTCGGGCCTGCGTCGAGGTCCCGGTGATCCCACCTATCAACGCGACGACGCCGGCAGCGTGTGGCGAGCGTCGCGGCTGCCGTCCGGGCTCGTCACCTATCGACTCACACAGACGACTCGATACTCCGTCCGATGCACGGCCTGGGGCGACGGCGGCGCCGAGTTCACCGACATGGTGCCCGCGCTGCTCGGTTGCGACGACGACGCCTCGGGCTTCGAACCCGAGCATCCGACGCTGAAGGAAGCTCACCGCCAGTTCCCACACCTACGGCTCGGCCGGACGGGGCTTGTCATGGAAGCGCTGGTTCCGGCGATCCTCGAGCAACGTGTTCACGGGGTGTCCGCGTTCTCGTCGTGGCGCACGCTCGTCACCAAGTTCGGCGATCGCGCACCGGGTCCGACGCCTCGGCCCATGTTCGTGCCGCCGACCCCTGATGTGTGGCGGCGCATCCCGTCGTGGGAATACCACCTGGCCAACGTCGATCCGGCGAGATCGAAGACCATCGTGCGGTGCGCGCACGTTGCCGGCCGCCTCGAGCAGACCACTTCCATGTCCTACCCGGACGCGACGAGACGGCTACGAGCCGTCCCCGGCGTCGGTATCTGGACCGCTGCCGAGGCGGCGCAGCGCGCACTCGGCGATCCCGACGCCCTGTCGGTGGGCGACTATCACCTCGCCTCCGTCGTCGGCTGGTCTCTGCTCGGCCGGCCCCTCGACGACGAAGGAATGATCGAGTACATGAAACCCCTTGCTCCACATCGGTTTCGAGCTGTTCGCCTTCTTCAGGTGAGCGGGAAGGCGATCAAGCCCAAGTTCGGCCCTCGAACTCCACTCGTCGACCACACCCGACACTGA
- a CDS encoding acryloyl-CoA reductase: protein MTSAVAEANAVQPSFAALVARDSDGISLARETVDASFLPTVSGPSVTIAVEYSSVNFKDALAITPNGGVVREYPIVPGIDIAGTVVESTSADVAVGQRAVAHGYDIGTAQHGGYAEYARVPAEWVVPLSTLTTREAAAIGTAGFTAAMSVLALRDAGVTPSDGPILVTGASGGVGTVSVDLLSAAGFSVHASTGKEHAADLLAGLGAHAVIGRLPEDPEAKPRPLGRADWAGAVDCVGGKTLAHALSTVRYGGAVAASGLTGGAQLSTTVLPFILRGVSLLGIDSVQLPIDKRRAIWQQLETDLRPQRLDALTTEVAVADVRGTLDNIAQGRVTGRTVVAVAGGFD from the coding sequence GTGACCAGTGCCGTGGCAGAAGCAAATGCCGTGCAACCGTCGTTCGCCGCGCTCGTAGCGCGTGATTCCGACGGAATATCTCTCGCCCGCGAGACCGTCGACGCATCGTTTCTCCCGACAGTCTCCGGCCCGTCCGTCACCATCGCGGTCGAGTACTCGTCGGTCAATTTCAAAGACGCCCTTGCGATCACACCCAATGGTGGCGTGGTCCGCGAGTACCCCATCGTTCCCGGAATCGACATCGCCGGAACCGTCGTCGAATCGACGAGTGCGGACGTGGCAGTGGGTCAGCGAGCCGTCGCGCATGGGTACGACATCGGGACCGCACAGCATGGTGGCTACGCCGAATACGCGCGGGTACCTGCGGAGTGGGTAGTCCCGCTGTCGACACTGACGACGCGCGAGGCAGCAGCGATCGGAACCGCCGGCTTCACCGCTGCAATGAGCGTTCTGGCTCTGCGCGACGCCGGGGTCACCCCATCCGACGGCCCGATCCTCGTGACGGGCGCCAGCGGCGGCGTCGGGACCGTCAGCGTCGACTTGCTGTCCGCCGCCGGATTCTCGGTTCACGCTTCGACCGGGAAGGAACACGCCGCCGACCTCTTGGCCGGCCTGGGTGCACACGCGGTCATCGGCAGGTTGCCGGAGGACCCCGAAGCAAAGCCCCGGCCGCTCGGTCGCGCCGACTGGGCAGGAGCCGTCGACTGCGTAGGCGGCAAGACGCTCGCGCACGCGCTCAGCACGGTTCGCTACGGCGGCGCCGTCGCGGCGAGCGGACTGACCGGAGGCGCCCAGCTGTCGACGACTGTGTTGCCGTTCATCCTGCGTGGCGTCTCGCTGCTGGGGATCGACTCGGTTCAGCTCCCGATCGACAAGCGTCGGGCAATCTGGCAGCAGTTGGAGACCGACCTGCGGCCTCAGCGCCTCGACGCACTCACTACCGAGGTCGCCGTCGCCGATGTCCGTGGCACGCTCGACAACATCGCCCAGGGTCGGGTCACCGGCCGAACGGTGGTCGCCGTGGCGGGTGGCTTCGACTAG